From Camelina sativa cultivar DH55 chromosome 20, Cs, whole genome shotgun sequence, the proteins below share one genomic window:
- the LOC104768756 gene encoding flavonol synthase/flavanone 3-hydroxylase-like → MNKKDKSNTKKMNMIIKNKMDVKVETKKGSMDEWPEPIVRVQSLAESNLSFLPDRYIKPESLRPTTTEDAPAATNIPIIDLEGLFSEEGSSDDVIMAQISEACREWGFFQVVNHGVKPELMDAARESWREFFHMPVNAKETYSNSPRTYEGYGSRLGVTKGASLDWSDYYFLHLLPHHLKDFNKWPSFPPTIREVIDEYGKELVNLSGRIMRVLSTNLGLKDDKFQDAFGGENIGACLRVNYYPKCPRPELALGLSPHSDPGGMTILLPDDQVFGLQVRKNDTWITVKPHPHAFIVNIGDQIQILSNATYKSVEHRVVVNSNKERVSLAFFYNPKSDIPIQPLQELVSAHNPPLYPPMTFDQYRLFIRTQGPQGKSHVESHISPRPR, encoded by the exons ATGAACAAGAAGGATAAATCGAACACAAAGAAGATGAACATGATCATCAAGAACAAGATGGATGTCAAGGTCGAGACCAAGAAAGGATCGATGGATGAGTGGCCTGAGCCAATCGTCCGAGTCCAGTCCTTAGCCGAGAGCAACCTCTCTTTTCTCCCCGACCGCTACATCAAACCGGAGTCTCTACGCCCCACAACGACCGAAGACGCTCCCGCCGCTACCAACATCCCAATCATAGACCTTGAAGGGCTTTTCTCGGAAGAAGGGTCGTCCGATGACGTCATCATGGCTCAAATATCGGAGGCTTGCCGTGAGTGGGGGTTTTTCCAAGTGGTGAACCACGGGGTCAAACCGGAGCTGATGGACGCGGCTAGAGAGAGTTGGAGAGAGTTTTTCCATATGCCGGTCAATGCGAAAGAGACTTACTCGAACTCACCAAGAACCTACGAAGGGTATGGAAGTAGATTAGGTGTTACGAAAGGAGCAAGTCTTGATTGGAGTGATTATtactttcttcatcttcttcctcaccaTTTGAAAGACTTCAACAAGTGGCCTTCTTTTCCTCCCACCATAAG agaagtgATCGATGAATACGGGAAAGAGCTAGTGAATCTAAGCGGGAGAATCATGAGGGTGTTATCGACAAATTTGGGATTAAAAGATGATAAGTTTCAAGATGCATTTGGAGGTGAAAACATTGGGGCATGTTTGAGGGTTAATTATTACCCAAAGTGCCCTCGACCGGAGCTGGCTCTTGGTCTCTCCCCTCACTCTGATCCTGGCGGTATGACCATTCTCTTACCGGACGATCAAGTCTTCGGTCTTCAGGTTCGTAAAAATGACACGTGGATCACCGTCAAGCCTCATCCCCATGCTTTCATCGTCAATATTGGTGATCAAATTCAg ATACTAAGCAACGCAACGTACAAGAGTGTGGAGCATAGAGTGGTCGTGAACTCGAACAAAGAGAGAGTTTCACTTGCTTTCTTCTACAACCCTAAAAGCGATATTCCGATCCAACCGTTACAAGAACTTGTATCCGCTCATAATCCTCCTTTATATCCTCCTATGACCTTTGATCAATATAGACTCTTTATTAGAACTCAAGGTCCACAAGGCAAATCCCATGTTGAATCTCATATTTCTCCTCGGCCTcgttaa